In one Brevibacterium sp. CBA3109 genomic region, the following are encoded:
- a CDS encoding siderophore-interacting protein produces the protein MSTTPSTPERSARPPRPQAVMSVQEVAKITPNLIRIKVGGDGFDAISNNEATDKYVKLMFADPQHGLTPPYDLTELRENSPEKLPRKRTYTVREINEDEKWLSLDFVIHGGEGVAGPWATMAQPGDTIVMVGAGGKYQPDPVAPWHLLIADHTAIPAVSTAVEAMDTQARGIVIAAVADEADRLLPETPAGVFVVWVDNDDELIAAVRGLDWREGTPQVFAHGERETITTIRRVLKEHEVPRESLSISAYWARGRAEDQFQAEKREPIGKID, from the coding sequence ATGTCGACCACTCCCAGCACGCCCGAACGCTCAGCTCGACCGCCCCGCCCACAGGCGGTCATGTCGGTGCAAGAGGTCGCAAAGATCACCCCGAATCTCATTCGGATCAAGGTCGGCGGAGACGGTTTCGACGCGATCTCGAACAATGAGGCGACAGACAAGTACGTCAAACTCATGTTCGCCGATCCCCAGCACGGGCTGACCCCGCCCTACGATCTGACTGAACTGCGGGAGAATTCTCCCGAGAAGCTGCCCCGCAAACGCACCTACACCGTGCGGGAGATCAACGAAGACGAGAAATGGCTGTCGCTGGACTTCGTCATTCACGGCGGCGAGGGCGTTGCCGGGCCCTGGGCCACGATGGCCCAGCCAGGCGACACCATCGTCATGGTCGGCGCCGGCGGCAAATACCAACCCGACCCTGTCGCTCCCTGGCACCTGCTCATCGCCGACCACACTGCGATCCCCGCAGTGAGCACGGCGGTTGAGGCCATGGACACCCAGGCGAGGGGAATCGTCATCGCTGCCGTCGCAGACGAAGCCGACCGGCTGCTTCCCGAGACTCCTGCTGGCGTCTTTGTGGTCTGGGTCGACAACGACGATGAGCTCATTGCAGCTGTTCGCGGCCTCGACTGGCGTGAAGGCACTCCGCAGGTCTTCGCCCATGGTGAGCGGGAGACGATCACGACGATCCGACGGGTGCTCAAAGAACACGAGGTGCCACGCGAATCACTGTCGATCTCCGCCTATTGGGCGCGCGGTCGCGCCGAGGACCAGTTCCAGGCCGAGAAGCGCGAACCCATCGGCAAGATCGACTGA
- a CDS encoding DUF2993 domain-containing protein, translating to MTTARTLEYPHEPPRRRKRRTKLIMTAIIIVVTLLIGFIAADRVVDFTTESKIASSLEPYGDADVNVEGFPVLTQMASGKLNTVHVTADQAQYENVDFTDVDAKLFDVPTDTSRPIGTVEASAVIPLATIDALATEHASLPSGMSFTTIDGGLYLKGSLLGQDLLIGIDPKAESRRVVVSATTIRLGSAEVDIDSIPSFLTSSISDIVIDLDFLPAGLELTDIKATDAGLAISLHGTGVSLG from the coding sequence ATGACGACGGCTCGAACTCTGGAGTACCCGCACGAACCACCTCGGCGAAGGAAGCGTCGCACGAAACTCATCATGACCGCGATCATCATCGTGGTCACGCTGCTCATCGGCTTCATCGCCGCCGACCGGGTCGTCGACTTCACCACCGAGTCGAAGATCGCGTCGAGCCTCGAGCCCTACGGCGATGCCGATGTCAACGTCGAGGGCTTCCCCGTGCTGACGCAGATGGCCAGCGGAAAGCTCAACACCGTCCATGTCACTGCTGATCAGGCGCAGTATGAGAACGTCGATTTCACCGACGTCGATGCGAAGCTCTTCGACGTTCCCACCGACACCTCGCGACCGATCGGCACGGTTGAGGCGAGCGCGGTGATTCCGCTGGCGACGATCGACGCTCTGGCCACCGAACATGCCTCGCTGCCCAGCGGCATGTCGTTCACCACGATCGACGGCGGGCTCTACCTCAAGGGCTCACTGCTCGGACAGGATCTGCTCATCGGCATCGACCCGAAGGCAGAGTCGCGGCGGGTCGTGGTCAGTGCCACGACGATCAGACTCGGATCCGCTGAGGTCGACATCGACTCGATCCCCTCGTTTCTGACCTCGTCGATCTCAGATATCGTCATCGACCTCGACTTCCTGCCCGCCGGCCTGGAACTCACGGACATCAAGGCCACCGATGCCGGCCTGGCGATCAGCCTCCACGGCACCGGCGTCTCGCTGGGCTGA
- a CDS encoding choice-of-anchor I family protein: MAHPPSPLPSAPHTITAGLAALLLSTGMSVGLTGVSGGAAQAAEVPDPISHSAPDAALELDSLGSYETGQFDESAAEITAVHGDTVYTVNAQAATVDIIDFSDPAEPEKLGEITGPGVANSVAIRDDGLGVIALEDEDKTKTGSLLFFDASTPSAKVLGSVPAGSLPDMVTVTPDGAHALVANEGEPAEDFSTDPEGSVTVVDLPAEVAAPKESDVHTADFHAFEEGGARTLPDDVRIFGPEPHDDHPISRNLEPEYITIAGDKAYATLQEANSIAVVDIASAEVTDILPLGYKDHGQAGNGLDASDRDPKDAPETNIETYPGLRGAYMPDTISTFSSGGTDYLVTANEGDSREWGDFVDAARVKDLGDDGLAPVCADSPLADELDDEDLGRLNIITDMGLNESGECYDELYAFGARSFSVWTTDGKLIADSGDTFEQMTAEAIPDFFNSNHSESNSEGRSDDKGPEPEALTVGEVGETTYAFLGFERVGGIAAFDLSNPSQPEFVTYFNNRDFSVSVEDEIEDASDPGALLSSAGDLGPEGLTFLNRDESPSGEAALVVGNEVSGTTSLYSVADLKDDDSGDSEAGSDSQAATGADGAAADSDSEAEGSGSAADGTPVSADADADSGGSGSTSAGSNGASGSGAEASAEGADSGSTTSAGGSASVEGPEGNASVDDDGKDDNGGSLPKTGADLGQYLLIGGIAFALIAIGIIAFIVTKRR, from the coding sequence ATGGCACATCCGCCCTCACCGCTTCCGTCCGCACCGCACACGATCACGGCCGGACTGGCCGCACTGCTGCTGTCCACAGGAATGAGCGTGGGACTCACCGGAGTCAGCGGCGGAGCTGCGCAGGCGGCCGAGGTCCCGGATCCGATCAGCCATTCCGCCCCGGATGCGGCTCTCGAGCTCGACAGCCTGGGCTCCTACGAGACCGGCCAGTTCGATGAATCCGCGGCAGAGATCACGGCTGTCCACGGAGACACCGTCTACACGGTCAACGCGCAGGCCGCGACCGTCGACATCATCGACTTCTCCGACCCTGCCGAGCCGGAGAAGCTCGGGGAGATCACCGGGCCGGGAGTCGCGAACTCCGTCGCTATCCGCGATGACGGACTCGGCGTCATCGCACTTGAAGACGAGGACAAGACGAAGACCGGATCTCTGCTGTTCTTCGACGCCAGCACCCCCTCGGCAAAGGTGCTCGGATCCGTACCTGCGGGATCACTGCCCGACATGGTCACAGTCACCCCCGACGGCGCGCATGCGCTGGTCGCCAATGAGGGCGAACCAGCCGAGGATTTCTCCACCGATCCCGAAGGCTCGGTGACGGTGGTGGATCTGCCCGCCGAGGTGGCCGCCCCGAAGGAATCGGATGTGCACACAGCTGACTTCCACGCTTTCGAGGAGGGCGGGGCTAGGACGTTGCCCGACGATGTTCGGATCTTCGGGCCCGAGCCGCACGACGATCACCCGATCTCGCGCAATCTCGAGCCCGAGTACATCACCATTGCCGGTGACAAGGCCTACGCGACGCTGCAGGAGGCGAACTCGATCGCCGTCGTCGACATCGCCTCGGCGGAGGTCACCGACATCCTGCCCCTGGGATACAAGGATCACGGACAAGCCGGCAACGGTCTCGACGCCTCCGACCGGGATCCCAAAGACGCTCCCGAGACGAACATTGAGACGTATCCCGGTCTCAGGGGCGCGTACATGCCGGACACGATCTCGACGTTCTCCTCCGGTGGCACCGACTACCTGGTCACAGCGAACGAAGGCGACTCGCGTGAGTGGGGAGATTTCGTCGACGCGGCCAGGGTCAAGGACCTCGGCGATGACGGGCTGGCCCCGGTGTGCGCCGACTCGCCATTGGCCGACGAACTCGACGATGAGGATCTGGGCCGGCTCAACATCATCACCGACATGGGCCTGAACGAGAGCGGCGAATGCTATGACGAGCTCTATGCCTTCGGCGCACGGTCATTCTCCGTGTGGACCACCGACGGGAAGCTGATTGCCGATTCCGGTGACACCTTCGAGCAGATGACCGCCGAGGCGATCCCCGACTTCTTCAACTCGAACCATTCCGAGTCGAACTCCGAAGGTCGCAGCGACGACAAGGGTCCAGAGCCCGAAGCGCTGACCGTCGGCGAGGTGGGGGAGACGACTTACGCGTTCCTCGGCTTCGAACGCGTCGGCGGAATCGCCGCTTTCGACCTCAGCAACCCGTCACAGCCGGAGTTCGTGACCTACTTCAACAACAGGGACTTCTCCGTCTCGGTCGAGGACGAGATCGAGGATGCCTCAGACCCGGGCGCACTGCTCTCGAGCGCCGGTGACCTGGGACCTGAAGGACTCACGTTCCTGAACAGGGACGAGTCTCCGAGTGGTGAGGCGGCGCTGGTCGTCGGCAATGAAGTCTCAGGCACCACGAGCCTGTACTCGGTCGCCGATCTCAAGGACGACGACAGCGGGGACTCGGAAGCGGGATCGGACTCGCAGGCTGCAACGGGTGCTGATGGCGCCGCGGCAGACTCCGACTCTGAGGCCGAGGGCTCCGGCTCGGCCGCTGACGGCACGCCGGTGAGCGCAGACGCGGATGCGGACTCCGGCGGGTCCGGTTCCACGAGTGCCGGTTCGAACGGCGCGTCCGGAAGCGGTGCGGAAGCATCAGCTGAGGGAGCAGATTCGGGCAGCACCACCTCGGCGGGTGGAAGTGCCTCGGTCGAAGGGCCTGAGGGCAATGCCTCAGTCGACGACGATGGCAAGGATGACAACGGCGGCTCACTGCCGAAGACCGGTGCCGACCTCGGTCAGTACCTGCTCATCGGCGGTATCGCTTTCGCGCTCATCGCCATCGGAATCATCGCGTTCATTGTGACCAAGCGCCGTTAG
- a CDS encoding glutaminase — MRSPIPDFLDETLDRHRSDRSGANADYIPDLAAADPEKLGICLSTLDGVEYTSGDSDFEFSIQSMSKPFIYGMAIEQEGLAAVLDMVGVEPSGEAFNELSLDKMSGKPLNPMINAGAMVTHSLLGEPGTSLAERIEIVRAGLSEFAGRQLRVDDSVAEGEWGEAYRNVAIANMLRSYGVYTDQPDEVVQGYIAQCSILITTKDLGIMAATLAAGGINPITGKQVLSPRVNRQVLGVMMTCGMYDAAGDWMTEIGVPAKSGVSGGVFGVLPGQVGIATFSPRLDKHGTSVRGANIFRTLSRELSLHIMDAPEPARSIIRRDRRFVDSQGVMVRICSLQGLIQWSGAENVIRTMDAPESNVEVVVLDLRRVNEINGVARRMFTEAMSRLEEDGKRIALMDPEDMLLCKSPNSPLPDVEYVDSPKALKGLRRLREDWSQRAV; from the coding sequence ATGCGATCCCCTATCCCTGATTTTTTGGACGAGACGCTCGATCGTCACAGGTCAGACCGGTCCGGTGCGAACGCGGACTATATTCCGGATCTGGCTGCGGCCGACCCCGAGAAGCTGGGCATCTGCCTCTCCACCCTCGACGGGGTCGAATACACCTCCGGTGATTCGGATTTCGAGTTCTCCATCCAGTCGATGTCGAAGCCCTTCATCTACGGCATGGCGATCGAGCAGGAAGGGCTGGCCGCGGTCCTCGACATGGTGGGCGTCGAGCCCAGCGGAGAGGCCTTCAACGAACTCTCCCTGGACAAGATGTCCGGCAAACCGCTCAACCCGATGATCAATGCCGGTGCCATGGTCACACATTCGCTCCTGGGCGAGCCGGGAACCTCACTGGCCGAGCGCATCGAGATCGTGCGTGCCGGCCTGTCCGAGTTCGCCGGCCGACAGCTGCGCGTCGACGATTCGGTGGCTGAGGGCGAATGGGGTGAGGCCTACCGCAATGTCGCGATCGCCAATATGCTCCGGTCCTACGGTGTCTACACCGACCAGCCCGACGAGGTGGTCCAGGGCTATATCGCCCAATGCTCGATCCTCATCACCACCAAGGATCTGGGAATCATGGCCGCCACTCTGGCCGCTGGCGGGATCAACCCCATCACCGGCAAGCAGGTGCTCTCTCCCCGTGTGAACCGACAGGTCCTCGGTGTCATGATGACCTGCGGCATGTACGACGCTGCCGGTGACTGGATGACTGAGATCGGCGTGCCCGCCAAGTCCGGTGTCTCCGGCGGAGTCTTCGGGGTCCTGCCCGGGCAGGTCGGAATCGCGACTTTCTCTCCGCGTTTGGACAAACACGGGACGAGTGTTCGCGGAGCCAATATCTTCCGGACGCTCTCACGTGAGCTGAGTCTGCACATCATGGACGCCCCCGAACCTGCTCGCTCGATCATTCGCCGTGACCGCCGCTTCGTGGACTCTCAGGGAGTCATGGTCCGCATCTGCAGCCTGCAGGGCCTCATCCAGTGGAGCGGTGCCGAAAACGTCATTAGGACCATGGATGCTCCCGAATCCAACGTCGAGGTCGTCGTCCTGGACCTGCGCCGTGTCAACGAGATCAATGGAGTGGCCAGACGAATGTTCACCGAGGCGATGAGCCGCCTGGAAGAGGACGGCAAACGGATCGCGCTGATGGACCCCGAGGACATGCTCCTGTGCAAGAGTCCGAACTCGCCCCTGCCCGATGTCGAATACGTCGACTCCCCCAAGGCGCTCAAGGGACTGCGGCGGCTGCGTGAGGACTGGTCCCAGAGAGCCGTCTGA
- a CDS encoding LutC/YkgG family protein, whose translation MTDTAREEILGRINQALGRRGGGEYVSSASGTVPAASPSAAAGSRTGAGHGTDENTDDADSRTPAAGGGMVNQSADYLRTGTHSGEDLIALLIDRLEDYKANVHRVSGDPAATIAGLLESGSNIVVPRGLDESWLQEFSGEISVDAPGQELSIPELDAQAAVVTASAVAIAQTGTIVLDGSPGCGRRAITLVPDHHVCVVRVADVVDIVPEGIARLTPEAALTFISGPSATSDIELKRVEGVHGPRTLDVVIVEE comes from the coding sequence ATGACGGACACCGCACGCGAAGAGATCCTTGGCCGCATCAATCAGGCCCTCGGTCGCCGAGGTGGGGGCGAGTACGTCTCATCCGCCTCCGGGACCGTACCCGCCGCTTCACCCTCAGCTGCCGCGGGGTCCAGGACCGGCGCGGGCCACGGCACGGATGAGAACACAGATGACGCCGATTCGAGGACTCCCGCAGCCGGCGGGGGCATGGTCAATCAGAGCGCGGACTATCTGCGCACCGGCACACACTCCGGTGAGGACCTCATCGCACTCCTCATCGACCGGCTTGAGGACTACAAGGCCAACGTCCACCGTGTCAGCGGTGACCCTGCCGCGACCATCGCAGGACTCCTCGAGTCGGGGTCGAACATCGTCGTGCCCCGCGGACTCGACGAGTCCTGGCTGCAGGAGTTCTCCGGTGAGATCTCCGTCGATGCTCCCGGTCAGGAGCTGAGCATTCCCGAACTCGACGCACAGGCGGCGGTGGTGACCGCCTCGGCGGTGGCGATCGCGCAGACCGGAACCATCGTCCTCGACGGGTCTCCGGGGTGCGGGAGAAGGGCGATCACGCTGGTGCCCGATCATCACGTGTGTGTCGTCCGCGTCGCCGACGTCGTCGATATCGTCCCTGAAGGGATCGCGCGGCTGACTCCGGAGGCGGCGCTGACGTTCATCTCCGGTCCCTCGGCGACAAGCGATATCGAACTCAAACGCGTCGAGGGGGTCCACGGTCCGCGTACCCTCGACGTGGTCATCGTCGAAGAGTGA
- the nhaA gene encoding Na+/H+ antiporter NhaA, with protein MTSSSPATATTSGFRLFTSLRKDTVGGGLLVLAALTALIWANSPLADSYFALRDVEVGIAAWHLQLSLGTWAADGLLAIFFFLVGVELKTEFTHGDLRSFRTAIVPITAAAGGVIVPALIYTALMVSHPELLRGWAIPTATDIAFAVAILAIVGSHLPKSLRIFLLTLAAVDDLLAIGIIAVFYTETITLFPLLAAVAVIIVYGLIASRFRTFFVDKAWAAWVILLPLGLIAWALMHSSGVHATIAGVLLGFTIPALARRRKGDQGLRPNLAEVIEHRLRPLSAGFAVPVFAFFAAGVAVGGLEGLATAFRQPLTFAIMAALIVGKPLGILTSTWLVTRFTSAGLDQSLKWPDLAGVGLLAGIGFTVSLLVAELSFTPGSPEHEHAKVAILSASVIAALLASVVLGGRNRRYRKAENATLGVGQA; from the coding sequence GTGACTTCATCATCTCCAGCGACCGCGACCACCAGCGGATTTCGCCTATTCACGTCCCTGCGCAAGGACACCGTGGGCGGCGGACTCCTCGTCCTCGCCGCCCTCACTGCTCTCATCTGGGCGAACTCTCCGCTCGCGGACTCATACTTCGCTCTCAGAGACGTCGAGGTCGGCATCGCTGCCTGGCACCTGCAGCTGAGTCTGGGAACCTGGGCCGCCGACGGTCTGCTGGCGATCTTCTTCTTCCTCGTCGGAGTGGAGCTGAAGACCGAATTCACCCACGGGGATCTGCGCAGCTTCCGCACAGCCATCGTCCCGATCACTGCCGCCGCAGGCGGGGTCATCGTCCCCGCCCTCATCTACACGGCGCTCATGGTCTCCCACCCGGAGCTGCTGCGCGGATGGGCGATACCCACCGCAACGGACATCGCGTTCGCCGTCGCGATCCTCGCGATCGTCGGCTCCCACCTGCCCAAGTCGCTGCGTATCTTCCTCCTCACCCTCGCCGCCGTCGATGATCTGCTGGCGATCGGCATCATCGCCGTCTTCTACACCGAGACCATCACCCTCTTCCCCCTCCTGGCAGCTGTTGCGGTCATCATCGTCTACGGACTCATCGCCTCCCGGTTCAGAACATTCTTCGTCGATAAAGCCTGGGCGGCGTGGGTCATCCTGCTGCCGCTGGGACTCATCGCCTGGGCGCTCATGCACTCCTCCGGTGTCCATGCGACGATCGCGGGTGTGCTGCTCGGGTTCACCATCCCCGCCCTGGCACGCAGGCGGAAGGGAGATCAGGGTCTCAGGCCCAACCTCGCCGAGGTGATCGAACACCGCCTGCGCCCACTGTCCGCGGGATTCGCGGTCCCCGTGTTCGCCTTCTTCGCCGCCGGTGTCGCCGTGGGCGGACTCGAGGGTCTGGCCACGGCGTTCAGGCAACCGCTGACCTTTGCGATCATGGCGGCCCTGATCGTGGGCAAACCGTTGGGGATCCTGACCTCGACGTGGCTGGTCACCCGCTTCACGTCGGCTGGACTGGACCAGAGCCTGAAGTGGCCCGATCTGGCCGGGGTGGGCCTGCTCGCAGGAATCGGGTTCACGGTCTCCCTCCTCGTCGCCGAACTCAGCTTCACCCCCGGCTCCCCTGAACACGAGCATGCGAAGGTCGCGATCCTCAGCGCCTCGGTCATCGCCGCCCTGCTGGCATCGGTGGTCTTGGGCGGCAGGAACCGCCGGTACCGCAAGGCAGAGAACGCTACCCTGGGTGTGGGCCAGGCCTGA
- a CDS encoding M20 family metallo-hydrolase has translation MSTINPVAQRFESELAELATLVDSDRPGWTRRALSEFDIAGRDYALTLMKHAGLATRVDGAGNVIGVLPGRLGGREIMLGSHTDTVDGGGRFDGITGVLGAIEVVRLLRENDVRLDHDLVVVVFFNEEPNDFGFFCVGSRAMTGLVDRTTLTATDTDGRSLAEALPDSGIDPEAFLDARYDFSKVTAFLELHIEQGPELERMGKQIGVVEAITGINHFKALFTGRQDHAGTTPMDVRADAGCAAAGTVLAVESIAESGTNTRGTSGQIQFTPEAVNVVSANASVEGEFRGPDGSWLQEAQRRLTDAASQNADKRGVHVEMEWTTDDAPVPLHEPITSTIAEVATDLGHTRATMFSGAGHDAGIIAAKTQVGMIFVPSRDGRSHCPEEFTELADILPGIEVLLETVLRLDGVSPSGRAAGSGGAQLA, from the coding sequence ATGAGCACGATCAACCCGGTAGCACAACGCTTCGAATCCGAACTCGCCGAGCTGGCGACCCTCGTCGACTCGGACCGACCGGGCTGGACGAGGCGAGCGCTGAGCGAATTCGACATCGCCGGCCGCGACTACGCTCTAACACTGATGAAGCATGCGGGCCTGGCGACTCGGGTCGACGGTGCCGGCAATGTCATCGGGGTGCTGCCCGGTCGCCTAGGTGGGCGAGAGATCATGCTCGGGTCCCACACCGACACCGTTGATGGTGGTGGACGCTTCGATGGGATCACCGGTGTCCTCGGCGCCATCGAGGTTGTGCGCCTGCTGCGGGAGAACGACGTTCGACTCGACCATGACCTCGTGGTCGTGGTCTTCTTCAACGAGGAACCCAACGACTTCGGCTTCTTCTGCGTCGGCTCCCGAGCGATGACCGGACTCGTCGACCGCACCACTCTGACTGCCACGGACACCGATGGCCGCAGCCTCGCCGAGGCCCTGCCCGACTCCGGCATCGACCCCGAAGCCTTCCTCGATGCACGCTACGACTTCTCGAAGGTCACCGCGTTCCTCGAACTCCACATCGAGCAGGGGCCGGAGCTGGAGCGGATGGGCAAACAGATCGGTGTGGTTGAGGCGATCACCGGGATCAACCACTTCAAGGCACTCTTCACCGGTCGCCAGGACCACGCCGGCACGACCCCGATGGATGTCCGAGCCGACGCCGGGTGTGCAGCCGCCGGCACCGTGCTCGCCGTGGAATCGATCGCAGAGTCCGGGACGAACACTCGCGGCACCAGTGGTCAGATCCAATTCACACCCGAGGCCGTCAACGTCGTCTCGGCCAACGCCAGCGTCGAAGGCGAATTCCGCGGCCCCGACGGTTCATGGCTGCAGGAGGCACAGCGGCGGCTCACCGATGCCGCCAGCCAGAACGCTGACAAACGCGGTGTGCATGTGGAGATGGAGTGGACGACGGACGATGCGCCCGTGCCCCTGCACGAACCGATCACCTCAACCATCGCCGAGGTGGCCACTGACCTTGGCCATACACGCGCCACCATGTTCTCCGGTGCCGGGCACGACGCGGGGATCATCGCCGCCAAGACGCAGGTGGGCATGATCTTCGTGCCCTCTCGTGATGGTCGCAGCCACTGTCCCGAGGAATTCACCGAACTCGCTGACATCCTGCCCGGAATCGAGGTGCTGCTCGAGACCGTGCTGCGCCTCGACGGAGTTTCACCGTCAGGCCGGGCTGCGGGCTCAGGCGGAGCACAGCTCGCGTGA
- a CDS encoding organic hydroperoxide resistance protein translates to MNTPESIAYTAKAEVTGGRDGHGATDDKALDVDLRSPKEMGGPGGGTNPEQLFAVGYGACFQGAMGLAGKELGVDTSKSVVHSEVGIGKEGESFGISVKLTVTIPGADQDTAQKVVDRTHELCPYSKATRGNIPVELVVNGS, encoded by the coding sequence ATGAATACCCCAGAGAGCATCGCCTACACCGCAAAGGCCGAAGTCACGGGAGGCCGTGACGGTCATGGAGCCACGGACGACAAGGCACTCGACGTCGATCTGCGCAGCCCCAAGGAAATGGGCGGACCCGGTGGAGGAACCAACCCGGAGCAGCTCTTCGCCGTCGGCTACGGAGCCTGCTTCCAGGGCGCCATGGGCCTGGCCGGCAAGGAGCTCGGGGTCGATACCTCGAAGTCCGTCGTTCACTCCGAAGTCGGAATCGGCAAGGAAGGGGAGAGCTTCGGAATCAGCGTCAAGCTCACCGTGACCATCCCCGGCGCTGATCAGGACACCGCGCAGAAGGTCGTCGACCGCACCCACGAGCTGTGCCCCTACTCGAAGGCCACTCGCGGAAACATTCCGGTCGAGCTCGTCGTCAACGGCTCCTGA
- a CDS encoding dihydrodipicolinate synthase family protein, giving the protein MTDQTPRTQRSLFTGLSAFPLTPIHDERIDEAEYVGLLERLVAAQVDSITALGSTGSYAYLSTDERARVTELTVANSGHTPVLVGVGALRTRDVLANVESAQAAGAQGLLLAPVSYQSLTEADVFELFRTVAAATDLPLVVYDNPGTTHFTFTTELYGRLAALDGIASIKIPGFDAAPDAWTQRVDEIRAAVGDHVSIGVSGDGFGAAGLNAGCDAWYTAIGGTLPTPMADITRAALAGETEKAALLSAALQPLWDLFSDFGGSLRVVAAVAEHLGLVRPHSLPLPLLGLDDDQKRRVAEVVDRLELS; this is encoded by the coding sequence GTGACCGACCAGACTCCACGTACTCAGCGCTCCCTCTTCACCGGCCTGAGCGCCTTCCCGCTCACGCCGATCCATGACGAGAGGATCGACGAAGCGGAGTATGTCGGCCTGCTCGAGCGCCTCGTCGCAGCCCAAGTCGACTCGATCACCGCGCTGGGATCAACCGGCTCCTACGCCTACCTGAGCACCGATGAGCGAGCGCGCGTCACCGAACTGACCGTCGCCAATTCCGGTCACACGCCCGTGCTCGTGGGCGTCGGTGCCCTGCGCACACGGGACGTGCTCGCCAACGTCGAATCCGCCCAGGCAGCCGGGGCTCAGGGACTGCTCCTCGCACCGGTCAGCTACCAGAGCCTGACTGAGGCGGACGTGTTCGAACTCTTCCGCACCGTCGCTGCCGCCACCGATCTTCCGCTCGTCGTCTACGACAACCCGGGCACCACCCACTTCACGTTCACCACTGAGCTCTACGGACGCCTGGCGGCCCTCGACGGCATCGCATCAATCAAGATTCCCGGCTTCGATGCTGCCCCGGATGCCTGGACGCAGCGTGTGGATGAGATCCGCGCCGCCGTCGGTGACCACGTGAGCATCGGAGTCTCGGGGGACGGGTTCGGCGCCGCCGGACTCAACGCCGGATGCGATGCCTGGTACACGGCCATCGGTGGCACTCTGCCGACGCCGATGGCCGACATCACCCGCGCCGCGCTCGCCGGTGAGACTGAAAAGGCCGCACTGCTGTCGGCCGCACTCCAGCCGCTGTGGGACCTGTTCTCCGACTTCGGCGGCAGCCTGCGCGTGGTCGCCGCAGTCGCCGAGCATCTCGGCCTCGTCCGCCCGCACTCCCTGCCGCTGCCGCTCCTCGGCCTCGACGACGATCAGAAGCGAAGGGTTGCCGAGGTGGTCGACCGCCTCGAACTCAGCTGA